The Treponema succinifaciens DSM 2489 region TTTTTTGCGACGCAGGATTTAAAGTCGCGCTAAAAAAACACAAAGAAGTCATGGACTGGAAACTGGAACTTCCAGCTTCAATTGAACACACAAAACTTAAGGCAACTCTTGAACTTTGCAATGTTCCGCCGCTCGGTTACTTTCTTGAAATAGAAATTCTTTCGCCGTCAAAAAAAGATGAAGATGTAAAAAAAGTTCAGCAAATTTTATTTGAGCTTCTTGAAAAATGCGGAATCGAAAAATCCTGCATAGAAGAAAAATATTATTCAGAACTTCTTTCGCAAATTGAAAAAAATAATTAAATTATAAAGAACAAACAAAATAGTAATAATAGAGGAAATTTATGTTTGAACGAATTAATTACAAAAATCAGGCACGCGAGCAGCTAAAAGGAAAATTAAAAACTCCAATAATTGCGTTTGTTGTAACAATGGCAATCACTGCAATGGCGGCAGGACTTCCGCAGGAAAATCTGGACGGAACAACTGGGCTTATTTCATTTTTGCTAATCAGTTTTATAAACAGCGTTTCATCTTTTGCATTTTTAAGAATTTTTATTCAGATTTACAACACAAAAACCAAGGCTGAATTTTCAGATTTTATAAACAGTTTTTCACATTTTGTAAAAGCTTTTCTCGGATTTCTTTGGTTTTATTTGTGGGTCGGACTTTGGAGCTTGCTTTTCTTTTTCCCGGGAATTGTAAAAGCATTTTCGTACTCGCAGATGTTTTTTGTTCTGGCGGAAAATCCAAAAATTTCAGTTTCAAAAGCCATGAATATAAGTAAAGTTCTTACGCGAAACCACAAAGGCGATTTGTTTCTTATGTCGCTAAGTTTTTTGGGCTGGGAATTTCTTTCGATGCTCACACTTTTCATTCTCCAGATTTGGATCAAACCTTACGAAGCAATGTCATTTACAAACGCATATTACGCACTAAAAGAAGAAGCGTTCAGGACAGGCTCGCTTACACCGGCGGACTTTGAATCGTAACTAAAAGTTATTTTTTATTGGAGGAAAAAATGAAAATAAAATTTTCAAAAGATAATTATTCAAAAAAAGGGATTGCAGTTTTTGCCTGCACAGTCGCTCTTGCAGCCGCTATTTTTATCTTTAACACAGCAAATTCCGCCTTGAACAAAAATAAAAAAAGCACAATTTCCGCAGTTTCAAATTCAGAAACAAAAATCAAAGACAAGCTGCTTGGAAAAAAAGAAAACAAGTTTCCAAAGAACGAATACATCGCAAAGCTTTTTATAAAGGGCGTAATTTCAGAATCAAACGATTCATACAATCAGGAATGGATTTTGTCCACAATAGAAAATTTGCAGGAAGACACGAACAACCGCGGAATCGTCCTTGTAATAAATTCTCCAGGCGGCGGAGTTTATCAGGCAGACGAAGTTTTCCTTGCGCTTGAAAAATACAAAAAGAAAACCGAACGTCCGGTTTACGCATACTTCACTTCTCTTGCGGCGAGCGGCGGATATTACGTTGGATGTGCGGCTGACTACATAATGGCAAACAGAAATTCTCTAACCGGAAGCATCGGCGTTATAGCAGGGCAGTTTACAGATTTGACAGGACTCATGGAAAAATGGGGAATAAAGTCCACAACAATCCACTCAGGACGCAACAAGCTCATGGGAAATTTCAACGAACCTATGACACAGGAACAGCAGGAAATAATGCAGTCAATCGCAGATGAATGTTACGAGCAGTTTACGGATATTGTAGCAGAAAGCCGCGGACTTTCAAAAGAAGAAGTCTACAAACTTGCGGACGGAAGAATCTACACAGCCTCGCAGGCAAAAGAAGCATCCCTCATAAATTCAATAGGAACTTTAGACGAGCTTATTGAAACAATGCAACGAAAAGAATTCGACTTTGCAGAATACGAAACCGCGGATTTTTCTTATCAAAAAGAAGATAGCATTTACAGAATGATTATGGGAAGCGCAAAAGAATTCAAAAAAGCTTCATTGGGAATTCCTGATGCTGTAATGGAAGTTTTAGAGCCGCAAATTGAATTTCCGGCATATTATTACAAGTAGGAATTTTCCTCTGAAATAACAATTCCAACTTGCTTTAGCGTAAAGCCTTTCTGAACAAGAGAGGCTTTTATTTTGTCCAAGTCTTTTTTGAACAATAGGCACTTTTTATAAGCACGCCGGCAAATCTCAAGTTCATCTTTTTCTGAAAAAAATTCATCAAGGGCTTTTTTTGAAGCTATGCGGTCAACGCCTCTGGATGCAAGTTCGGCCGCAAGCCGGATTCTTCCTTCAGCATGGTCGATTGAACGGCTTCTTAGCCAAGCACCGGCAAATCTTTCATCGCTTAAATTTCCACACAGCTCAAGATAATCCAAGGCTTTTTCTACAGCGGATTTTTCAATTCCCTTTTTTAAAAGCTTTCGCTCAAGTCCGGCACGGCAATGCTCAGCGCGCGCAAGATATGTCATTGCGGCAAATTCAGCGCCATAAACAATCGCCGCATTTAGCAAATCCGAAGCTTCTTCATCCGAAAATTCCGCTCCGGCAAAAAGCTTTTCCTCAGTCAAAAGAGAAAGGTAAGACGCACGCAAAAAAAATGCAGACCCAACAGAAGGTGTAATTTCGTACACTCCTGTAAAAGTCTGCTGTATTTGGCGAATAACCAATTTTAGCGTTTGCTGAACTGGAATCTGCGGCGAGCACCACGCTGACCATACTTCTTACGCTCAACCATACGAGAGTCGCGTGTAAGATATCCGTTTGCCTTAAGAGAAGGACGTGCGTCTGGATCTACCTGAGTCAAAGCACGGGAAACTCCATGCAAGCAAGCTGCAGCCTGACCATTAAGTCCGCCACCGCAAACGTTGATAAGAATATCAAACTTGTTTACATTTGATGTAACCAAAAGCGGCTGAATTACAAGACGAGCCTGTGATTCTGTTGCAAAATAGTCTTTTATATCCTTTCCGTTAACAACAATTTTTCCTGAACCTTCGCGCATAAAAACACGAGCAGTTGCAGTTTTTCTTCTTCCTGTACCGATAGCTAAATTCTTAATCACGATATGCTCCTATTTTAAACTTCAAGAGGTTTTGGATTCTGAGCTGCATGAGGATGCTCTGGACCTTCGTAAATCTTAAGATTTCCGATAATCTTGCGTCCAAGGCGGTTATGAGGAAGCATTCCCCAAATTGTTCTCTTCAAAGGTTCTGTAGGATGTTTTTCAATAAGAGTATTGAATGAATAAGAGCGCAAACCACGTACATAACCTGTATAATGGCGATAAAGCATATTGTCAGCTTTTTTGCCTGTAACCTGAATTTTTTCAGCATTAACGATTACAACAAAATCACCACACATAGAGTTCGGTGTATAAGAAGCTTTGTGCTTTCCACGGAGAACAGAAGCAGCTTTTGCAGCTACACGTCCCAAAGTTTTTCCAGATGCATCAATGACATACCAGTCATTTTTTACATCTTCATTTTTAGCAAAATAAGTTTTCATGTATATACCTTTCTAAATAAAACATTACGTTTTCCGCTTTGCATCCAGCTTCAAACGTTTGCAGGCAATGAGCAGTTGCCAACAATATATACGGGGTAAAAAAATATACCATGTTTTCAGTTTTTTAGTCAATTAAATTTAAGAAATTCAACTGTAAAAACTGAAAATATTTGCGATGAATAAGAAATTTATTTTTTTTCTATTGATTTAGCGGCGTTTTCTTCTTTTTTTGCTTCTTTTTTATCTTTTATATCAGCAAAACCTATAAAAACTGAAATGAGCCCGCAGAATGCCGCAAAACACGGAGTAAATCCTTTCAAAAATGAAATAATGTCAGAAGTCCAGTTCAAGCCAAGACAAGAAAACACACAAAATCCAATCAGAACAATTCCAATCAACAATGAAACCATAAAATACTCCATAATTGTTTTAGCCGTTCTTGTAAAAACAAAAACGGCATTTTATAAAAAAATTATCAAACTAGTAATTTTCAGGTTTTACTTCAAAATAGCTTTGAGGATGAGCGCAAACTGGACAAATATCCGGCGCTTTTTTTCCTACGCAGATATGTCCGCAGTTTGAGCATTGCCAGATAACGTCTCCGTCCTTGCTGAAAACACACTCATTTGTAACGTTATCCAAAAGCTTGCGGTAACGCTCTTCATGTGTTTTCTCAATCGCGGCGACACCTTCAAATTTCTGGGCAATATCGATAAATCCTTCTTCACGCGCTGTCTTGGCAAACGAAGAATACATATCTGTCCACTCGTAATTTTCACCTTCCGCAGCATCCTTTAAATTTTCTGCGGTGCTTTTTATTCCGTCGTTAAGATATTTGTACCAAAGCTTTGCGTGCTCCTTTTCATTTTCAGCAGTTTCCTCGAAAATTTTTGCAATCTGCACAAATCCGTCTTTGCGGGCCTTGCTTGCGAAAAATGTATACTTGTTGCGGGCCTGAGATTCACCTGCAAAAGCCGTCTTAAGATTTTCTTCTGTTTTTGAACCTTTCAATTCCATGATTTACCTCCAGTACAAATACAGCCATAAAAATAAAAATTTTCTAATTATATAAAGTATAATCAATTATTTGCACAATTGCAATTCAAACAGGAAATTTTTTTAATTTTTACATAATTCTGGACAAAACCATGAAAATAATAGTGCTTGAAAAAATGCTTACCATAGAATTTTTAAATAAAAGGTGAATGACAACAGTTGCCACAGAAGCAGCCAAATGAGGAATTCCAAAAGGAGAACTCAAAAAACTTGTGTCCTTGAAGCAATAAACGACCAAAACCGCCATAATTAAAGACGGCGTGTATTTCTCAATAAAGCGGATTATCGCAGGCGGATTTTTTCTGCTGAAGGCAACAAAAGGAAGCAAGCGCGTTCCATAAATAACTGCCCCGGAAACAAAAACAGCTACCAAAGCCATCATAAGGCTATAAGACTCTTTCATGCCAATTTCTCCGATTTAGAATTTGAAAGAATTTTCTCTTTTGCAAAAAATGACGGACCTCTTGCCAAAAGCATAACTCCAAGAGCCGCGCAAATTGAAAACCAGATTATATTTGACGAGCCAAAAACTCCGGTTTTATAAAGCACAACAGAAAACACAGCGGCAAGTCCACCAGCCAACGCAGGCACACAATCCTTTGAAGATTTTAGCTGCTCAATCAAAAGAACTATAAAAAGCGAAGTGAGCGCAAAATCAACTCCGGTTAAAAATTTTCCAAGTCCGTAGCGATTCATAACGGTGTAAGCCACAGCGCCAATAAGACTTCCCAAGCACCAGTAGCTTTGGTCCAGCGCGGAAACAACCGCATAAAAAGAAATTTTATTCACACGGGGCGGAACTTCAATTCCCTGAACAAGCGCAAAAGTTTCGTCCGTAATTGCAAAAATAAGATAAGGCTTTTTTCCGCCGGCATTTTTATATTTTGAAATAAGCGAAAGTCCGTAGAAAACATGGCGGATGCTAAGCAAAAACTGAACAAGAATTATTTCAGCAAAAGAAGCTCCGGAAGCAAGCTGACCGACTATAAAATATTGTCCAGAACCAGTATACATGACAACCCCTGAAAGAACTGCAAGCCACCAAGGATAGCCTGCATTCGCAAGCAGCATTCCGAATCCAATTCCAATCGCAATATATCCAAAAAACACAGGCGCAGTTATTTTCAGAGCATGGGCAAAAACATAGCGGTTCATAATGAGCAAATATAATAGCAATAAAGATAAATAGGTTCAACAGCGCAAAATTTAAACTTTCTACAATAAAATTCAGCAAAAATCCGCAAAAGTTTTTTTATAAATTTCCACTTATTTTTTCAAAAATTATTGACTTTTTTACGTATTAAATACAAATTAAGCCTTAGACTTTAAAGTCTATCAGAGCCTTGTTTTGCCAGATAAAAGGCTTCTTTATCACTCAGAAGGAGTTGTACCCTAGTGAACGGAAGTACAGTTTCTATTAACAGCGTGTCCAAGCATTTTGGCTCGTTCCATGCGCTTGACGACATCAGCATTACAATTAAGCAGGGTGAATTTTTTTCTCTGCTTGGACCGTCCGGCTGTGGAAAGACAACACTTCTCCGCATTATCGCAGGATTTGAATTTCCTGATGAAGGCGCAGTTCTTTTTGATGACAAGAATGTTGTGCCTCTTCCGCCTAACAAACGCCAGAGCAATACAGTTTTCCAGAGCTACGCGCTTTTTCCGCACCTTTCAGTTTATGAGAATGTCGCATTTCCGCTTCGCTTAAAAAAGACTGACAAAAAAACAATCGACGAAAAAGTAAAGGAATATCTGCATCTTGTTCAGCTTGACCAGCACATGTATAAAAAACCAAACCAGCTTTCTGGCGGACAAAGACAGCGTGTGGCAATTGCAAGGGCGCTCATAAACGAGCCGAAGGTTTTGCTTCTTGACGAGCCACTTTCAGCCCTTGATGCAAAACTGCGCGCAAATCTTTTGGTTGACCTTGACGCATTGCACGACAAAATCGGAATCACATTTATTTACGTTACCCACGACCAAAGCGAAGCGCTTGCCGTAAGCGACAGAATCGCTGTAATGAACCAAGGAAAAGTTCTTCAAGTTGGAACTCCATTTGAAATTTACGAAAGCCCGGCGACACAATTTGTAGCGCAATTCATAGGAGAAACAAACCTTTTTGAAAGCACAGTTGTTTCCTGCGAGCCGCACAAGAATTCAAAGGGAGAAGACGAATTCAATGTAACGCTGAATACTCCGGTTCTTGGACTTCAGGCTAAGCTCAAGGGCGAAACTCAGGCGATGCGCGAAGAAGACAAAAATATTCTTGTTACAGACTACGACCACACAGATCCGGGACAGAAAGTCTGCTTTACAATCCGACCGGAAAAAATCCGCATAACGCTTGAAGAGCCGAACGTAGGCGGAAGAAAAGACATCAATGTTTTTAAAGGAATTGTAGAAGAGCCAGTTTACACAGGATTTCAGTCTAAATTCTATGTGCGCCTTGAAAACGGAGCAATCATAAAAGTATTTAAGCAGCACACAAACTATCTTGATGACGGTCCGGAAATCGCCTGGAAAGATGAGGTTTTTGTTTCATGGTCAGCAGACGATGGCTACATTGTTGAGGACATAAACACATGAAAAGCAAGCAGGAAAATAAAGAGCATAAAAGCTTTCAGCTCAGGCTGGCTTCAAAAGCTTATGGCGCAAAATACAAGAAGGCAAATCCCGGTCCTGCTTATGCCTGGCCAATGGGAGCTTGGTTTTCACTTTTCTTTATTGTGCCTCTGATTATAATTGTGTGCTACTCGTTTTTAAAGCGCGATGTTTACGGCGGAGTTACAAGGGAATTTTCACTTAAAGCCTACGAGCAGATGCTGAGTCCGGCTTACGGTCTTATATTTTTGCGCACACTTTGGATTACAATAATCGCCACAGCAGTTACAATTCTCATTTCACTTCCGTGCGGATATGCGATGGCAAGGAGCAAGCACCAGACTCTTCTTTTGATTCTTGTCATTGTTCCGTTTTTAACAAACAGCCTAATAAGAATTTTCGCCTGGATTACAATTCTTGGAGACAACGGACTTTTCAACCAGTTGCTTTCAAATTTACACGACATTATTTGCAAGGTAACTGGCTCAACAAAAGAATTTCTTCCGCATAAATTTATGTTTACGCGCGAGGCTGTTATTCTTGTAAGCATTTATATGTACTTGCCTTATGCGATTCTTCCAGTTTTTACGGCGGTAGACAGATTCGATTTTACACTGCTTGAAGCCGCACGGGATCTTGGCGCAACAAAAATGCAGTCCATGTTTAAAGTTCTGATTCCCGGAATCAAAAGCGGAATCTTGAGCGCGATAATTTTTACGTTTATTCCGATTTTTGGAACATACACAGTTCCGCAGCTTGTAGGCGGAAAAGACAGCTATATGCTCGGAAACATTATTGTTGACCAAGTTCAGAAAGTACGAAACTGGCCTCTGGCTTCTGCATTCAGCCTTGTAATTACAGTTATAAGCATGGCGGGCGTTCTGCTCATGCTTTCAACAGGAAAAAAAGAAGCGGATATGAACAAAAAACTGAACAAAGAAGACACAACATCAAGCATTGCCGAAAGTATTTCCAAAGCCAGTCTCAAAGGAAGCAAATGAAAAATCCGATTTTATTACTGAACAAAAAATACAAGTCGATTCCCAAAAGCGAGTCAAACAGGCACGCAAAACGCCAATGGAAAAAACGCAATCCTAGATTCAGTCTGTCAAATACAGTGCTGTGCCTTTCGATTTTATTTTTGTTTTTACCGCTGTTTGTAATTGTGTTTTTCTCATTCAACGAGTCAAAAGACACAACTTTTACAAATTTCTCGTTCATCTGGTACCAAAAGCTCATATTCAGCTCAAAACCTTTATGGCACGCGCTTTTGAACAGTTTTATTGTAGCCTTAACTTCCGCAATTACAGCAACTGTGCTTGGAACTTTGGCGGCAATCGGAATCAGCTGGTACAAGTTCTTCGGAAAATCCTACATTCAGTCAATCAGCTTTTTACCGATGGTTCTACCGGAAGTTATCATGGGAATTTCGCTCCTGATTTTTTTTAGCGGAATAAAACTTTCGCTCGGACTTTTTACAATTTTTATTGCGCACACAACATTCTGTCTTCCGTTCGTTTATCTTATGGTAAGCGCGAGAATCGACGAATTTGACTATTCAATTATAGAAGCAAGCCACGACTTGGGTGCAAACGAATTTCAGACGCTTACAAAAGTAATTGTTCCCGCAATCATGCCTGGAATTATTTCAGGCTTTATGATGAGCATAACAATGTCACTTGAAGATTACGTTATAACAGCTCTTGTTTCAGGGCCGGGAAGCACTACACTTCCGCTTTACGTTTATTCGCTTATAAGATTCGGTGTAAGTCCTGTAATCAATTCGCTTTCGTTTGTGCTGATTCTTATAATCTGCATCATTGCAATTCTGCTTAGAAGCCGCCTTAAAACATTTGCGGCATCAAGATAATCCATTCTGTAAAAAAAAGCAAAGCTGGTTTCAATACCGACCGTACACAGGAGTTTATATGAAAAAAAGAGTTTGTTCAATTATTTCAGCTTTTATTGCAGTTGCCTCTGTTTCATTTTTTTCATGCAAAGAAGAAAATGAAGTCTACCTTTACAACTGGACTTACTACACACCAGATGAAGTTTTGCGCGACTTTGAAAAAGAATTCAACTGCACTGTAAAAGTAGACAGCTACGCTTCAAATGAAGAAATGTATGCAAAATTAAGAGCCGGAGCAAAAGGATACGACATAGTTGTTCCATCCCAGGATTACTGCTCAATTATGATTAAGCAGGGAATGTTCCGAGAGCTTGACCAGAGCAAGATGACAAACAAAAGCCATATAAATCCGCTTGTATTTGAAAAGGCAGATTACGATCCGCAAATGAAATATTGCGTTCCATATTATCTTGGAGCCGCCGGAATCGCCGTGAACAAGACAAAAGTTTCCACGGATTATGAAAAAACTTGGAACATTTTTGCAGATAAGCAGTTTGCAGGGCACGCCACAATGATGGACGATATGCGCGAAGTTATCGGGGATGCTCTTACAACTCTTGGCTACAGCATAAATACAGTTAACCAGAACGAACTGAAAGAAGCTTCGGACTACATAATAAAAAACTGGAAGCCAAACCTCGTAAAGTTCGACGCTGAAGGATTCGGAAAGTCATTTGCATCCGGCGATTTCTGGCTTTGTCAAGGATATGCGGAAGTTGTATTTGGTGAAGTCCCAGAAGACAAATGGGAAGAAACAATCGACTTCTTTATTCCAGCGGAAGGCGGACCTTCTTACCTTGACAGCATGTGCATCTTGAAAGACGCGCCTCACTACGATCTTGCCAATGAATTTGTAAACTATATTCATCGCCCTGAAGTATATGCTAAATTCCTTGACGCATTCCACTTTCCTTGCTTTGTGAATAAAGATGCCGCCCAGTACATGACAACAAAAACAATGTATGAGGCAGACCAAATGTCAAACTGCGTTCTAAAGGAAGACCTTGGCGAAGACTTGGACAAATACAACGAGCTTTGGCAGGAAATAAGATTCACTGAATAATATGAAAATCATTGCTAAAAAAACAAGCCTCAATGGGCACATTCAAGTTCCAGGCTCTAAGTCGCATACAATCAGAGCACTTTTACTTGCATCCCTTGCAGAAGGAACTTCATATATACGAAATCCACTTCCAAGCGCAGACTGTCTTAGCGCAAGCCGCGCAGTTCCGCTTATGGGCGCAAAAATAGAACTGGAAAAAGACTCTGTAAAAATCGGACAAACCTGGACAGTTCAAGGAGCAGGAAGCAAAATCCACTTGCCAAGCAATATTGTTGACGTAGGAAATTCCGGCTCGCTGCTTTACTTTATGTCGCCAATCGCAGCCACATTTGAAGGCTGGAGCGTGTTCACTGGGGACGAAAGCATAAGAAAACGCCCCGTAAGCCACGTTGTAGACGCATTAAGACAACTTGGAGCGCAGGCATTCACTGCGGAAGAAAAAAGCGGAACTTGCCCGATGCTCATAAAAGGTCCTATAAATGCAAGCAACACAGTAAAAACAGGCGGCGAGCTTAGCCAGTATGTTTCCGGAATGATGATGGCGGCTTGCAGGCTGAACGGAACTCTCAAAATCGAACTTTCAAATCCAAAGGAAACACCATACCTTTACATGACACAAAAGTGGCTTGAAAGCTGCGGAGTAAAAGTCAGAATGTCAGAGGACTTTAAGCACATCGAAGTTGACGGTCCTGTAAAAATCAAGGCATTCGACAAAGCAATTCCAAGCGACTGGGAAGCTGTGGCATTTCCGCTGATTGCAGCCTTAATCACAGACAGCGAGCTTGTAATTAACAACGTGGACTTAAGCGGAACACAGGGCGATGAAGCAATAGTCGAAGTTCTAAAATCCCTTGGAGCAGACATTGAGCTTGACAAACAAATCTGCTCGCTCAAAGTGCACGGCGGAACAAAAGCAAGCAACGGAACAGGAAGACTTTCCACGGAACTTCTAAAAAACAAGGAGCTTCACGTAAATCTTTCTGGATTTCCTGACGCAGTTTGTGCTCTTGCCGCAGTTTCGTGCTTTGTGGAAGGAACTGTTTTTATTGAAGACATTGGCGTTTGCCGCAGAAAGGAAACAGACCGCATAAAAGTTCTAAAAAGCGAGCTTGAAAAACTGGGCGCGCAAGTAGAAGAAGGCGAAGATTTTCTGGTTATCAAGGGACATTCTCCAGTTCTTGCTGACGGAAAGCCAAACCCGGAATTTGTCCTGCACGGCGCGGAAGTTGAAAGCTACTTTGACCACAGAGTTGCAATGAGCCTTGCCTGCCTAGGACTTGGATTAAAAGAAGGTCAAGAAATAAAAGTAAAAGACGCAGAATGTTGCTCTGTAAGCTTTCCTGAATTCTTTGAAGCCATGAACAAAATAGGAGCCGGATTTACAAAAGCCTAAATGACAGCAAAAAAAAGACTGTCTTGAAACTGTTTTACTTGCTATTTTCACGGCCTTCAACAAGCCGAACTCTCCAGTCGTATTCTTTTTGCTCGTCTTCAATTTCCTGCTTGCGAAATAACTTTGACAATTCTTCAATAACTGGAGCAATATTTATCACAGCATCCACAATGCAAGGCTCAAAGTGGCTTCCGCTTGATTCCTTAAAAATTTCAATTGTTCGCTCAATAGAAAACGGCTGTTTATAAGGTCTTCAACTTAAAAGAGCGTCAAGAACATCGGCAGCAGACATTATTCGGACGCAAAGAGGAATTTCATTTCCAGAAAGTCCATTCGGATAGCCGCTTCCGTCGTATTTTTCATGGTGGCAATAAGCCATCTGTTCCGCAACAATGTTGAACCACCCTCTGTTTATCATAGGCAAAAGCTGCACAAGCCTTTTACCTTCAGCAGGATGAGCTTTCATCATTTGAAAT contains the following coding sequences:
- the cyaB gene encoding class IV adenylate cyclase, whose protein sequence is MNEIEIKAHVYKKDELIKKLNSFAEFKQEVLRDDTYYESPLNPKIKIRIRKEKYGKETRSILTYKQKEIKSASENFSTELNEELETEILSPEPLEKFFCDAGFKVALKKHKEVMDWKLELPASIEHTKLKATLELCNVPPLGYFLEIEILSPSKKDEDVKKVQQILFELLEKCGIEKSCIEEKYYSELLSQIEKNN
- a CDS encoding DUF975 family protein produces the protein MFERINYKNQAREQLKGKLKTPIIAFVVTMAITAMAAGLPQENLDGTTGLISFLLISFINSVSSFAFLRIFIQIYNTKTKAEFSDFINSFSHFVKAFLGFLWFYLWVGLWSLLFFFPGIVKAFSYSQMFFVLAENPKISVSKAMNISKVLTRNHKGDLFLMSLSFLGWEFLSMLTLFILQIWIKPYEAMSFTNAYYALKEEAFRTGSLTPADFES
- the sppA gene encoding signal peptide peptidase SppA, giving the protein MKIKFSKDNYSKKGIAVFACTVALAAAIFIFNTANSALNKNKKSTISAVSNSETKIKDKLLGKKENKFPKNEYIAKLFIKGVISESNDSYNQEWILSTIENLQEDTNNRGIVLVINSPGGGVYQADEVFLALEKYKKKTERPVYAYFTSLAASGGYYVGCAADYIMANRNSLTGSIGVIAGQFTDLTGLMEKWGIKSTTIHSGRNKLMGNFNEPMTQEQQEIMQSIADECYEQFTDIVAESRGLSKEEVYKLADGRIYTASQAKEASLINSIGTLDELIETMQRKEFDFAEYETADFSYQKEDSIYRMIMGSAKEFKKASLGIPDAVMEVLEPQIEFPAYYYK
- a CDS encoding regulatory protein RecX, with the protein product MYEITPSVGSAFFLRASYLSLLTEEKLFAGAEFSDEEASDLLNAAIVYGAEFAAMTYLARAEHCRAGLERKLLKKGIEKSAVEKALDYLELCGNLSDERFAGAWLRSRSIDHAEGRIRLAAELASRGVDRIASKKALDEFFSEKDELEICRRAYKKCLLFKKDLDKIKASLVQKGFTLKQVGIVISEENSYL
- the rpsI gene encoding 30S ribosomal protein S9, which produces MIKNLAIGTGRRKTATARVFMREGSGKIVVNGKDIKDYFATESQARLVIQPLLVTSNVNKFDILINVCGGGLNGQAAACLHGVSRALTQVDPDARPSLKANGYLTRDSRMVERKKYGQRGARRRFQFSKR
- the rplM gene encoding 50S ribosomal protein L13, translated to MKTYFAKNEDVKNDWYVIDASGKTLGRVAAKAASVLRGKHKASYTPNSMCGDFVVIVNAEKIQVTGKKADNMLYRHYTGYVRGLRSYSFNTLIEKHPTEPLKRTIWGMLPHNRLGRKIIGNLKIYEGPEHPHAAQNPKPLEV
- the rbr gene encoding rubrerythrin; translated protein: MELKGSKTEENLKTAFAGESQARNKYTFFASKARKDGFVQIAKIFEETAENEKEHAKLWYKYLNDGIKSTAENLKDAAEGENYEWTDMYSSFAKTAREEGFIDIAQKFEGVAAIEKTHEERYRKLLDNVTNECVFSKDGDVIWQCSNCGHICVGKKAPDICPVCAHPQSYFEVKPENY
- a CDS encoding branched-chain amino acid transporter permease; translated protein: MKESYSLMMALVAVFVSGAVIYGTRLLPFVAFSRKNPPAIIRFIEKYTPSLIMAVLVVYCFKDTSFLSSPFGIPHLAASVATVVIHLLFKNSMVSIFSSTIIFMVLSRIM
- a CDS encoding AzlC family ABC transporter permease translates to MNRYVFAHALKITAPVFFGYIAIGIGFGMLLANAGYPWWLAVLSGVVMYTGSGQYFIVGQLASGASFAEIILVQFLLSIRHVFYGLSLISKYKNAGGKKPYLIFAITDETFALVQGIEVPPRVNKISFYAVVSALDQSYWCLGSLIGAVAYTVMNRYGLGKFLTGVDFALTSLFIVLLIEQLKSSKDCVPALAGGLAAVFSVVLYKTGVFGSSNIIWFSICAALGVMLLARGPSFFAKEKILSNSKSEKLA
- a CDS encoding ABC transporter ATP-binding protein, giving the protein MNGSTVSINSVSKHFGSFHALDDISITIKQGEFFSLLGPSGCGKTTLLRIIAGFEFPDEGAVLFDDKNVVPLPPNKRQSNTVFQSYALFPHLSVYENVAFPLRLKKTDKKTIDEKVKEYLHLVQLDQHMYKKPNQLSGGQRQRVAIARALINEPKVLLLDEPLSALDAKLRANLLVDLDALHDKIGITFIYVTHDQSEALAVSDRIAVMNQGKVLQVGTPFEIYESPATQFVAQFIGETNLFESTVVSCEPHKNSKGEDEFNVTLNTPVLGLQAKLKGETQAMREEDKNILVTDYDHTDPGQKVCFTIRPEKIRITLEEPNVGGRKDINVFKGIVEEPVYTGFQSKFYVRLENGAIIKVFKQHTNYLDDGPEIAWKDEVFVSWSADDGYIVEDINT
- a CDS encoding ABC transporter permease, with protein sequence MKSKQENKEHKSFQLRLASKAYGAKYKKANPGPAYAWPMGAWFSLFFIVPLIIIVCYSFLKRDVYGGVTREFSLKAYEQMLSPAYGLIFLRTLWITIIATAVTILISLPCGYAMARSKHQTLLLILVIVPFLTNSLIRIFAWITILGDNGLFNQLLSNLHDIICKVTGSTKEFLPHKFMFTREAVILVSIYMYLPYAILPVFTAVDRFDFTLLEAARDLGATKMQSMFKVLIPGIKSGILSAIIFTFIPIFGTYTVPQLVGGKDSYMLGNIIVDQVQKVRNWPLASAFSLVITVISMAGVLLMLSTGKKEADMNKKLNKEDTTSSIAESISKASLKGSK
- a CDS encoding ABC transporter permease; protein product: MKNPILLLNKKYKSIPKSESNRHAKRQWKKRNPRFSLSNTVLCLSILFLFLPLFVIVFFSFNESKDTTFTNFSFIWYQKLIFSSKPLWHALLNSFIVALTSAITATVLGTLAAIGISWYKFFGKSYIQSISFLPMVLPEVIMGISLLIFFSGIKLSLGLFTIFIAHTTFCLPFVYLMVSARIDEFDYSIIEASHDLGANEFQTLTKVIVPAIMPGIISGFMMSITMSLEDYVITALVSGPGSTTLPLYVYSLIRFGVSPVINSLSFVLILIICIIAILLRSRLKTFAASR
- a CDS encoding extracellular solute-binding protein, which gives rise to MKKRVCSIISAFIAVASVSFFSCKEENEVYLYNWTYYTPDEVLRDFEKEFNCTVKVDSYASNEEMYAKLRAGAKGYDIVVPSQDYCSIMIKQGMFRELDQSKMTNKSHINPLVFEKADYDPQMKYCVPYYLGAAGIAVNKTKVSTDYEKTWNIFADKQFAGHATMMDDMREVIGDALTTLGYSINTVNQNELKEASDYIIKNWKPNLVKFDAEGFGKSFASGDFWLCQGYAEVVFGEVPEDKWEETIDFFIPAEGGPSYLDSMCILKDAPHYDLANEFVNYIHRPEVYAKFLDAFHFPCFVNKDAAQYMTTKTMYEADQMSNCVLKEDLGEDLDKYNELWQEIRFTE